From a region of the Capricornis sumatraensis isolate serow.1 chromosome 22, serow.2, whole genome shotgun sequence genome:
- the SAPCD1 gene encoding suppressor APC domain-containing protein 1 → MGSRGPGGWPLVQAPYTVLLLPLETSRQDPGARSFFLWLQRMQALEREQDALWQGLELLEHSQAWYEGRLREAQQQQLHVGALGENFLTDLHSEPGGPQLAQIQRVNICLQDLLQGKFFPHPPNKASSCTTQDWKGRPRKQDTWRQQEMSRQQKGGIQQTGETAQPGCPHGRRGPTRV, encoded by the exons ATGGGGAGCCGGGGTCCCGGTGGGTGGCCCCTGGTGCAAGCCCCCTACACGGTTCTGTTGCTGCCACTGGAGACAAGCCGCCAAGACCCAGGGGCCCGGAGCTTCTTCCTCTGG CTGCAGAGGATGCAGGCACTGGAGCGGGAGCAGGACGCCCTTTGGCAGGGGCTGGAGCTGCTGGAGCATAGCCAGGCCTGGTATGAGGGCCGTCTGAGGGAGGCTCAGCAACAGCAGCTGCACGTGGGGGCCCTTGGTGAG AATTTTCTAACGGATTTACACTCAGAGCCCGGTGGCCCCCAGTTAGCCCAGATTCAGAGAGTGAACATCTGCTTGCAGGATCTGCTTCAGGGCAAG TTCTTCCCACATCCCCCAAACAAAGCTAGTTCCTGCACCACCCAGGACTGGAAGGGAAGGCCAAGGAAACAGGACACATGGCGGCAAcag GAGATGTCAAGGCAGCAGAAAGGAGGCATTCAGCAAACAGGGGAGACGGCTCAGCCAGGCTgcccccatggacggaggggccctACCCGTGTCTAA
- the VWA7 gene encoding von Willebrand factor A domain-containing protein 7, translating to MIPADVPLSHLGPSVLLLLQLLLPPASAFFPNIWSLLAAPGSITHQDLTEEAALNVTLHLFLEQPPPGRPPLRLEDFLGHTLLADDLFAAYFGPGSPSRRFRAALGEVSRANAAQDFLPTSKNDPDLHFDAERLGQGRTRLVEALRETVAAAKALDYTLARQRLGAALHALQDFYSHSNWVELGKQQPHPHLLWPRQELRNLAQVGDPTCSDCEELSCPGNLLGFTLLTSGYFGTHPSKPPGKCSHGGHFDQSSSQPPRGGINKDSTSPGFSPHHMLHPQAAKLALLASIQAFNLLRSRLGDRGFSRLLDITPASSLSFVLDTTGSMGEEINAAKIQARHIVEQRRGTPMEPTHYVLVPFHDPGFGPVFTTSDPDNFWQQLNEMHALGGGDEPEMCLSALELALLHTPPLSDIFVFTDASPKDAFLTNRVESLTQERRCRVTFLVTEDPSRAQGRARREVLSPLRFEPYEAVALASGGEVIFTEDQYIRDVAAIVGDSIADLVTLPLEPRVVVAERPLVFRVDGLLQNVTVRIHGEVSSFWIRNPAGVSQSQEDGEGPLGHTRRFGRFWMVSMNDPPQSGTWEIQVTAKGTPRVRVQAQTSLDFLFHFGIPMEDGPHPGLYPLTQPVAGLQTQLLVEVTGLGSRGNPGGPLPHFSHVVLRGVPQGAELGQVPLEPRGPPERGLLAASLPPTLLSTSGPFSLELVGQDGVGRGLHRAAPQPCAVVPVLLELSGPPGFLAPGTTAPLSLRIASFSGPQDLHLRTSAKPNFALTSNLSRVHLEQNESTSGRLWLEVPDTAASDSVVMVTVTAKNGEPSTMPPTHAFLRLLVRAPAPQDQLPAPAYSTDPVLNTSRPAFHFSTLVTQGEAGGELAGHPWWITFGVMLLLLGLGPW from the exons ATGATCCCCGCGGACGTGCCCCTATCCCACCTGGGCccctcagtgctgctgctgctgcagctcctGCTGCCACCTGCATCCGCCTTCTTCCCCAACATCTGGAGCCTCCTGGCTGCCCCCGGCTCCATCACCCACCAGGACCTGACGGAGGAGGCGGCGCTCAACGTCACCCTGCACCTCTTCCTAGAGCAGCCGCCCCCAGGTCGGCCCCCCCTTCGCCTTGAGGACTTCCTG GGCCACACCCTCCTTGCCGACGACCTCTTTGCTGCCTActttggacctgggtctccttctCGCCGGTTCCGAGCAGCCTTAGGAGAGGTGTCTCGTGCCAATGCCGCCCAAGACTTCCTGCCAACTTCCAAGAATGACCCTGACCTGCACTTTGATGCCGAGCGGCTGGGCCAGGGCCGCACACGCCTGGTGGAGGCTCTACGGGAGACTGTGGCGGCagccaaagcccttgactataCCCTGGCTCGCCAGCGCCTGGGAGCTGCACTTCACGCCCTGCAG GATTTCTACAGTCACAGCAACTGGGTGGAACTGGGGAAGCAGCAGCCACACCCTCACCTCCTCTGGCCGAGGCAGGAGCTCCGGAACCTGGCACAAG TGGGCGACCCTACCTGCTCTGACTGTGAGGAGTTGAGCTGCCCTGGGAACTTGCTGGGCTTCACACTCCTCACCTCTGGCTACTTTGGAACTCATCCCTCCAAACCTCCAG ggaaatGTAGCCACGGGGGCCACTTTGACCAGAGCAGCTCCCAGCCGCCACGGGGAGGCATCAACAAGGATAGCACATCCCCAGGCTTCTCCCCCCACCACATGCTGCACCCCCAGGCTGCAAAACTGGCCCTTCTGGCCTCCATCCAGGCCTTCAACCTCCTACGAAGCCGCCTGGGAGACAGGGGTTTCTCCAG GCTGCTGGACATCACCCCAGCCTCCAGCCTGAGCTTCGTCCTGGATACCACAGGCAGTATGGGCGAGGAGATCAATGCTGCCAAGATCCAGGCCCGTCACATTGTGGAGCAGCGACGGGGCACCCCCATGGAGCCCACTCACTATGTCCTGGTGCCGTTCCATGATCCAG GGTTTGGCCCTGTCTTTACAACAAGTGACCCTGACAACTTCTGGCAACAGCTCAATGAGATGCATGCCTTAGGAGGTGGCGATGAGCCAGAGATGTGCCTGTCAGCCCTGGAG CTGGCTCTGCTGCACACACCTCCACTCTCAGACATTTTTGTCTTCACTGATGCCTCCCCTAAGGACGCCTTTCTCACCAACCGGGTGGAGTCTCTGACGCAGGAACGGCGTTGCAGG GTTACGTTCCTGGTAACTGAGGACCCATCTAGGGCTCAGGGCCGGGCCCGGCGTGAGGTCTTGTCCCCTCTGCGTTTTGAGCCATACGAGGCAGTGGCTCTGGCCTCAGGAGGAGAAGTGATTTTCACCGAAGACCAGTATATTCGGGATGTGGCGGCCATTGTTGGGGACAGTATAGCTGACCTG GTTACCCTTCCCCTGGAGCCCCGTGTTGTGGTGGCTGAGAGGCCACTTGTGTTCAGAGTGGATGGACTGCTCCAGAATGTCACGGTCCGGATCCATGGGGAGGTCAGCAGTTTCTGGATCAGAAACCCTGCAG GGGTCTCCCAGAGCCAGGAGGACGGTGAGGGGCCTCTAGGTCACACTCGCCGCTTTGGGCGGTTCTGGATGGTGAGCATGAATGACCCTCCACAGTCAGGAACCTGGGAGATCCAAGTCACAGCCAAGGGTACCCCTCGGGTGAGAGTGCAAG CCCAGACCTCCCTGGACTTCCTCTTCCACTTTGGGATCCCCATGGAGGATGGACCCCACCCTGGCCTCTACCCCCTGACTCAACCAGTTGCAG GTCTCCAGACCCAGCTACTGGTAGAGGTGACAGGGCTGGGCTCCAGAGGAAACCCTGGAGGCCCTCTGCCGCACTTCTCCCACGTGGTCCTCCGAGGGGTCCCCCAGGGTGCTGAACTGGGCCAGGTGCCTCTGGAGCCCAGGGGACCCCCAGAGCGAGGTCTCCTCGCTGCCTCGCTACCGCCCACCCTTCTGTCCACCTCGGGACCCTTCTCCCTGGAGCTGGTTGGCCAGGACGGAGTGGGGCGGGGCCTCCACCGGGCGGCCCCCCAGCCCTGTGCTGTAGTTCCGGTCCTGCTGGAG CTCAGCGGTCCCCCGGGTTTCCTGGCTCCAGGCACCACAGCCCCGCTCAGCCTCCGCATTGCCAGCTTTTCGGGCCCTCAGGATCTCCATCTTAGGACATCTGCCAAACCCAATTTCGCCCTCACCTCCAACCTCTCCAG GGTTCACCTGGAACAGAACGAGTCCACCTCGGGGCGCCTGTGGCTGGAGGTACCAGACACAGCCGCCTCTGACTCCGTGGTGATGGTGACGGTGACTGCAAAGAATGGAGAACCCAGCACGATGCCCCCGACCCATGCCTTCCTCCGGCTCCTGGTGCGGGCCCCTGCCCCGCAG GACCAGCTCCCTGCTCCCGCCTACTCGACTGACCCCGTCCTCAACACCTCCCGCCCTGCCTTCCATTTCTCCACCTTGGTGACTCAGGGAGAAGCTGGGGGAGAGCTGGCAGGCCACCCCTGGTGGATCACATTTGGGGTGATGCTGCTTCTGCTCGGCCTGGGCCCCTGGTGA